The window ACTGCTGGACGTCGTCGATGAGCAGGGTGCGGACGGCGGGGACGTTTAGCGACGAGGCGAGCGCGTGGCGGACGCTGACCGGCCCCTTGAAGCTGTGGTCGTAATTCTTGGGGACGTAGAGCCCCGAGGCGGTGTCGAGCTGGACCGGGCTGTCGTCGAGGATCGACGCGGCGGTGAGCCAGCGATGCTCGATCACCTGCGCATAGAGATGTGGCTTGAGCGTCGAGCCGGCCTGACGCCGGGCGTTGGCGCCGTCGACCTGCGCCGCGGTCGATTTCAAACCGACGCCGCCGACATAGGCGAGGACGTCGCCGGTGGCGTTGTCGAGCACGACGACCGCGCCGTCGCGGACGCGGTCGGCACCGAGGCCCGCGAGCTGGCGCTTGAGCGCGACGATCGCGGCCTCCTGGATGCGGCGGTCGATCGTGGTGGTGACGCGCTTGCCGGGCTTGTCGAGCAGGCGGACCGCGAGGTGCGGCGCGAGCGCGGGGTCGAGCTGCCCGATGCGCTCGCCCGAGACGAGCGTCGCGGCGGCGCCGCGGATCGCGGTGCAGTCCTTCGCGCCCGCGACGCGGCAGGCGCGTTGCCCAAGCGTTTCGGCGCCTGCGGCGGGGTTGGGGAGCAGGCCGGCGAACAGCGCGGCGTCGGTGCGGTCCATGTCGGCGGGGCTTTTGCCGAACAAGGCGCGGGCGCCGGCGCCGATGCCCTGCGTCTCGCCGCGCAGGGGGACGAGGTTGAAATAGGCCTCGAGCATCTGCTCGCGCGTCCAGTGCGCGGCGAGGTCCTGCCCGGCGCGCATCTGGCGGATCTTGTTCAGCCAGCCGCGCTGGCCGGGGAGCGCGAGGTCGGGCGCGAGGAAACCCGCGAGCTGCATCGGTAGGGTCGAGGCGCCGCGCGAGCGGCCGCCGGTCCCCCCCCAGTTCAGGCGGGTTTTCGCGGCGCTGGCGATCGCGAGCCAGTCGACCCCGCCGTGCGACCAATAGCGCTTGTCCTCGCTCGCGACGACGGCATCGCGCACGGGCCTGGCGATGTCGGCGAGCGGCACCCACGCCATGCGGCGGCGTTCGAAATCGACACGCTCGCTGTCGAGCAGGCGGCCGTCGCGGTCGTAGAGCCAGGCTTCGCTGGGTTTCCAGTCGGCGCGGACGTCCTCGTAGTCGGGCATCGCGGGGGGCTTGGTGAGGAGGTGCGCGGCGGTGACGAGGATGAGCAGCGCGAGCGCGGTCCAGGCGAGGGCGTCGAACCAGCGCCGTTTGGGGGGGATGGGCCCAGTCATCGCCTTTGCGCGCAGTTGCAGGTCATTCCATCATTCACCTCGTCATTGCGAGCGAAGCGAAGCAATCCAGGGTGTGACAAGCCGCTCTGGATTGCTTCGCTCCGCTCGCAATGACGGAGTTTTGAAGGCGGGCGCCGAGGCCATCAATTCGCCGCAGCCGCCACGGTCAGCGGGGCGTTCGGCCACTGGCCGCGGATCGCGGGCGAGTACATCGCCTCGACGCGCGTCTGCGGCATGTTGAAGCGGCCCGAGCCATTGAGGCGCACGACATATTCGACCGCATGGGTGCCCGCGGGCATCCAGCCGAAGTAACCGCGCCAGCTGTCCTTGCCGCGTTCGACATAGCTCGGCCAGACGCCCTCGCCCCCGGCCTGCGCTGCGAGCATCTGCGACTGGCCGCCGAGATTGCCGACGATCGTCGCGCCCGGCGGGATCGGATCGTTGACCACGACCCAGGTCCGTCCGGCGGCGGCGATGACCTCGATCCGCACCTTGATCACGTCGCCGCGGACGAGGCGGTTCGGGTCGGCGGCCTTGACCACGCTGACCGAGCGCTTGATCCGGTAACCGGCGTTGAGCGGTTCCCTGAGCGGCACGGCGGCCTTGACGCTGACCACCGCCCAGGGCGTGCCGGTGCCCTGGTGTTGCAGCGCCATCTTGCCGGTGACGAGCGGCACGCGGAGCGGGCTGGTTGTATCAGGAAGCGGCCAGCTTTGCGCCGCGCTCGCGTCGGCGAGGCCGATCCGCGTGACGCCGGTGATCGCCGCGGCCGGATAGAGGGTGGCGAAGCGGCGGACGACGGTCGCACCCCAGGCGTTGGCGGGGGTGGTGTCCCAATGGCCCCTGCGTTGACGCTGCGCGACGCCGACCATCAGCTTGCCCGCGTCATCCTCCCAGCCCTTGCGGCCGAGCACCGCGTCGAGCGCCTTGATCGCCATTTCGTCGCCGCTGACCATCATCCACCAGGGCGCCTTGGCATCGTCGACTAGATCGACGCGGGTGCCTTCGTAGACGAGGCGCTTGCGCAGCTCGGCCTCGGCGGCGGTGCGCAGCGCCGGGGCGCCCCGCACGTTGGGGGTGCGTTCGATCGCGACCAGCCAGTCGGCGAGGGTGCCGGTGGCCATGTCGACCGGCGCCATGTCGATCGCCGCGACGAGCTTGGGGCTCGACGCATCGTTGCGGGCGAGCGCCGCCAGCGCGGCGACGCGGACCGGGCGGATGTCATAGGGGCCGTAACCCTTGCGGGTCAGGCGACCTTCGACGATCGCCTGCAGCGCTTTGATCATCTTAGCCTTCGAATCCTCGGGGATGGCGAAGCCGTTGGCGGCGGTCACCGCGAGCACATAGGCGGTCAGCTCGGGCGACCCTTCGAGCCGGTCGTTGGGCCAGTAACGCAGTAGCCCGTCCTTATCGAGATAGGTCGGGATCTCCCCCGCCAGCGCCTGCCAGCGGCCGACATCGCCGAGCGCGACGGCGCGAGATGTCGATTGTTCGAAGCAATTGTACGGGTAGACACCCATATAATCGCGCACGCCCGACAGCGGCGGAGCGAGGGTGCCCGCGAGCGCGATGTCGACATAACCGCCGGTGAGCGCGCCTTCGGGAATGCCGATCGGCAGGCTGGTGTCGGGGCCGACACGGAACAGGCTGGCGGCCCAGGTTTCGACCGGTACCGCGGGTTCGACGACCTGCTGGAAGACCAGCCGGTCGCGCGACTTGCCGCCCTTTGCCGATGCCTCGACGGTCCATTCGATCGGGCCGACGAGGTCGGGCGCGGTCATCTGCCAGCTGATCGGCACCGCGCCGCCCGCCGGGATGGTGACGGTGAGCGGCGGCGCGGTCGCGACGGCGGGCGACAGCGTCGCGGTCGCGGTGACCTCCATCGCCTTGTCGGTGCCGTTGCGCAACGTGAAGCGCGCGTCATAGGCGTCGCCGGTGCGGACGAGCTCGGGAAGCCCAGCGAAGACGCCGAGATCCTGCACGGTGCGGACGCTCGTCTCGCCGGTGCCGAAGAGCTGCGACCCGTCGGTCGCGATCGCGACGAGACGGAAGCCCGACAGATTGTCGCTCAGCGGTACGTCGACGGTGGCGCGGCCCTTGGCATCGAGCGGGACACGGCCCTTCCACAGCAGCACCGGACGGAAGTCCTCGCGGGTCAGGCCGCTGAGGTCGCCGCCGCCGCCGCCGCCCGGTTCGAGCGCCTTGCGGCCATAATGGCGTTTGCCGACGACCTGCATCTGCGCGGTCGAAGTCAGCACATCGAGGGTGCGTTCGCCCATCATCGCGTCGATCAGCTTCCAGCTTTCGTTCGGCGCGAGCTGGAGCAAAGCCTCATCGACCGCGGCGAAGGCGACGTCGGCATTGGCGGGCGCCTTGCCGTCGGGACCTTTGACTTCGATCGCGACCTTGGCGGTTTCGCGGACGGCGTAGGTCGCCTTGTCGGCCTTGACCTTGACGCCGAGCTGATGGCCTTCCCAGCCGACCTTGATCCGCGCGATACCCATGCGATAGCTGGGTTTGGCAAGGTCGACGAGCGCGGTCGCGGGGGCGCCCTCGCTATTTTCGATCTTGAAGCCCGCAGCGCGTTTCAGCTTGCGGAACCAGCTTTCGTCGCCGGTCACGCGGCCGCGCACCGCCATCACCGAGACATAGACATCGGGGGCGTAGCTGGCGGGCAGCTTGACGTCGACCACCGGGTTGGTGCCCTTGAGCGGCACGACGAAGCTCGACAGCACGCCCTCGCGTTCGACGGTGACCAATGCGGTCGCCTCGCGGAACGGCATGCGAACCTGGAAGCGCGCGGTGTCGCCCGCGGCGTAACGCGGCTTTTCGGCGATCACGTCCATGCGGTCGCCATTGTCGCCGCCGAACCACCAGTCGTCGTCGCCCGCGAGCCAGACCGAGCGCACGGCGCGCGCCTCGTTGCCGTCGGCGTCTTGCGTTGTCGCGACGACGGTAACCTCGCCCGAAATGCCGGGCGCCATCGCGCAGTGCGCGCGGCCGAGTTTGTCGGTCGATGCCGAGCAGGTCGCGTCGAGCCGCCGCGTGCGCATCTGGTTGTCATAGGCGTAGAAGCCGCCGATCAGGCGGCGCCGGGCGGTGATGATCTCGCGGCTGTAGACCGCCACCGAGACGCGCTGGCCCGACAGCGGCTTGCCGTCGAGGTCGAGCGCGATGAAATTGAGGCGCAGGTCGTTGTCGCGCATCAACCAGCCGTCGGTCTTGAGCCCGAGACGAACCGCCGAAGGGAAGAGGGTGATGCGGCGGCTGGAGGTCAACGTCTCGCCATTGGCGTCCTCATAATCCATCTCGACCGCCATTTGCGTCGGTTCGGTGATCGGCTGGTCGACCATGACGTTGGTCGTCGCGCTGCCGTTGGCGTCGAGGACGAGCGGCACCGAGCGCGCGAGCGGCAGGTCGGCGGCGGGTTCCTCACCGCTGTCGTCGAGCTGGATCGTGCCTTCCTTGACCGGCTGACCGTCGAAGTCCCAGTCGCGATAATCCTCGGGCGGCGACCAGCTGGGCGAGAAGCTGGTGCGCATCTCGACCGGCAGGTTGGGCGCGGGGCCGCCCGACAGATAGCCGACGAACAGCGACAGCGGGATTTGCGTCGGGCGCACCGGCGGCAGTTTCGGCCCGGTGACGGTCGCCTTCATCGTCGGCAGGCGATATTCGTCGACCTTGATCGATTGCGACGACCAGATCGTCTTGTCCTCGCCGTCCTTATCCTTGGTGACGAAGACGAGGTCGTAATCGCCCATCGGCGCCGAGGCGGGGACGTTCCAGACATTCTCGCCGCTGCCCGACGCGTCGATGCTGAACGACATGGTGAATTCGGTGTCCGAGCCGCGGTGAACGAGGCGCAGCTTGCCCGCGATCGGTTTGGGCGCGGCGAAGCCGGTGCCGACCGGGCGGCGCAGGACATGCTTCATGTTGACGCTCTCGCCCGCCTTGACCAGCGCGCGGTCGAAGATGGTGTGGAGGATGTCGTCGCGTTCGGACCAGCCATAGGGCAGGTCGAAGTCATAGGGGCGGATGCCGTCGCCCCAGTCGGTGAGGGTGAAGCTGAAATCGTCGCCGCTGCGCGCGCTGACCATCAGCGCATGGCCCTCGCTGACCGCCATGTCGGGCTTTTCTTCGCAGCTCGCATAGGTTTCGGGTTGCGGCAGGCCGTTCGGGAAGGCGAGGCGGCCCGCCTTGTCGGCGGTGCCGCGCGCGAGCTGGCGCCCGGTGCAGCTGTCGGTGACGCGGATTTCGGCGCCGGGGACGGGCAGGCCGGTGTCGAGCGACGTCACCCAGGCGAGCGAATTTTCGCGGCCCCATTTGAAATGCACCGCCATGTTGGTGACGAGCGCGGCGGTCGCGACATAACGGGTGGACTTGCGGCCGAGCAGCGCGGCGCCGAGTTCGGGGCTGGCGATCTCGACGACATGGAAACCCTTTTCACCGAGCGGGATGCCGACGACCTCGAACTCCTTGCCGCCGGCGGGCGGGCTCAGCGTCATGTCGCGGCGCTCGCCCCCCGCAGGAGCGCCGTCGAACACCGACTTGCTGCCGGTGTAGTTGACGGTGACTTCCTTGCCGGTCGCGTCGCGTTCGTCGCGATAATCGCTGTTGTCGGCCTCGTCGACGCGCTTCAGCCAGCGGGCGATCGCGGCATCGTCGTCGCCGACCTTCAGTATATTGGCGGGCATCTTGAGATTCGCCTGGACCAGCGAAGCCTCGACCCCGCGCACGGTGACGGGCAGCACGCCGCCCTCGCCGGCCTCGAGGATGCCGAATTCGGCGGCGAACTTGACCAGCGGCGGGGCGCGGTCGATGTGGAATTTCAACGGGAAATTCGACTGGTTCTGCAGCTTGCGGCCGCTCTGGTCGGTGACGTCGGCGGGCAGGATCAGCGTCGCGTCGACATTCTGCGGCAACGGCCCCTTGAAGCGGACATAGGTGACGTGCGCGTCATTCTTGTCGTCGTCGTCGACGCGCGCGGTGAGGCGCTTGCCGTCGGCGGTGGTGAGCGTCGCGGCGAGCGCGGTGTCGCGCGCGACCGGCGAGGCGAAGCTGAGCGTGATGTCCTTGATCGGGTTGCAGCCCGCCTGCGGATTGATCCGGCTGCACGACATTTTCGCGGTGAAGGCGGGGCGGACGTCATAATCGAAGCGCTGGTCGCGGCCGGCGGTGCGGCTCGGCGCACCCGCCTGCTGGATGCGCGCGTCCCAGACGAGCGCCATCTCGCGGCCGGGGGGCAGCGGGCGGCGGCATTTGACGGGCACGATGCGTTCGAGCGCGGCGGCGCGGTCGGGGCCCGCGGCGAGCCGCAGCGGGAGATTGCCATTATAGGCGAATTCCTGGCGGTCCCAATTGTTGTTGCCGAGGCCGTCGAGGATTTCGCTCGCCGTGTCGGACCCCAGCACGTCGACCGGAATCTTCTCGCCGATGCCGTCGACCGCGCAATAGGCGAAGCGGCCGACCGAGGCGCGGTCGGCGGCGACATTGGTCGCGACGAGGAAGATCTGATCCTCTTCAACCCCATCGTAAGTGCCGCCGACGAGCACCGCGCGCGCCGAGGGGCCGCCGCTGTCGATCTCGAAACGGCTGTTGCCGCCGACCGAAACGCCGCTTGCCGTCTTGAGCGTCGGGAGCAGCTCGACGTGGCAGCTCATGCCGCCGGGCAGCGATTTTTCGAATTCGAGCACCCAGGTGCGCGTGTCGACCCAGCGGCCGGTCGCGGGCAGCTTGCAGTCGTTGGTCGCCGGGGCCTTGGCGCGCGGATCGCCCAGCGGCACGATGTCTTCGGAAAAGCGCAGCGTGAAGCGGCTGATCGTGCCGTCGCCGGTGCCGGCGCTGCCGGGGGTGGCGAGGATGACCTGCGGGATGGTGTCGCCGCTCGCGGCGGCGACCGCCATGGCGAGCGGGAGCATCAGCGCGAGGCGGGCCTTCGCCGCGAATCGCACCCCGAGTCCTTGCCAAAAACGCGCCATCGCTGCCTCCCAAAGACCCATCGTCTTATGTGCCGAAACGCGGGCGAATAGTCAACGGTTCACCGACGAAATGAAACGGTTCGTCGCAGATTTTGCCGCGATGAAGCGTTTGGCCGACTCAGCGGACCAGCATCGGACCCAATTTTTGTCCTGCAAAAATATGGACATGCAGATGCGGAACCTCCTGATGGCTGTCGAAGCCGACATTGGCGAGCAGGCGATAGCCCGGTGCGACGAGGCCCGCATCGCGCGCGACCGTGCCGACCGCGCGGATAAAGCCCGCGATTTCGGCGTCGCTGCCGCGCGCGGAGAAATCGTCCCAGCTGACATAGGGGCCCTTGGGGATGACGAGGATGTGCAGCGGCGCCTGCGGGTTGATGTCGTGGAAGGCGAGGCTGAAGTCGTCTTCATGGACTTTCGTGCACGGCAGCTCGCCGCGCAGGATGCGCGCGAAGATGTTGGTCTCGTCATATGGGAGGGTGGCGTCGATCGGCATGGAGAGCTCCTAGCGGGGGCGGGCGGCCTTTTCGGCGTGGCCCGAGGTGCCGTGGCGGCGGGTGAGTTCGGTCGCGATGGCGTCCCAGCCGAGGCCGCGGTCGGCGAGCAGGATCGCGAGATGGAAGAGGAGGTCGCTTGCTTCGCCGACCAGCGCGCTGTCGTCCTCGCTGACCGCCGCGATCACGGTTTCGACCGCCTCCTCGCCCAGCTTTTGCGCGATCTTGCGGCGCCCCTTGGCGGCGAGGCTGGCGACATAGCTGGCTTCGGCGTCGCCCGCGGCGAGCCGCGCTTTCACCACCGCCTCGAGCTGATTTAGTGCTTCGCCGATCGCCATCAAATGATCCCCTGTCTGCGCGCCGTGCCTAGCGATGGAATAGCCGCTGGACAAGGCGCGCCGGCTCCGGTCAAAGGCCGCATGGCCGAGGTCAAGCTCCATCCCGACTGGCTCGCCCGCATCGGCGGCGAGTTCGATTTGCCCTATATGGCGCAGCTGAAGGC is drawn from Sphingopyxis sp. OPL5 and contains these coding sequences:
- a CDS encoding transglycosylase domain-containing protein → MTGPIPPKRRWFDALAWTALALLILVTAAHLLTKPPAMPDYEDVRADWKPSEAWLYDRDGRLLDSERVDFERRRMAWVPLADIARPVRDAVVASEDKRYWSHGGVDWLAIASAAKTRLNWGGTGGRSRGASTLPMQLAGFLAPDLALPGQRGWLNKIRQMRAGQDLAAHWTREQMLEAYFNLVPLRGETQGIGAGARALFGKSPADMDRTDAALFAGLLPNPAAGAETLGQRACRVAGAKDCTAIRGAAATLVSGERIGQLDPALAPHLAVRLLDKPGKRVTTTIDRRIQEAAIVALKRQLAGLGADRVRDGAVVVLDNATGDVLAYVGGVGLKSTAAQVDGANARRQAGSTLKPHLYAQVIEHRWLTAASILDDSPVQLDTASGLYVPKNYDHSFKGPVSVRHALASSLNVPAVRTLLIDDVQQFRDRLWALGYHGLVEDGEYYGFSLALGSAEVSLVEQANAFRTFANHGNWSPVHFVDMRDDREVPRAIVSPAAAFIVGDILADASARTDAFGADSALRLPFWAAAKTGTSKGMRDNWCIGWSDRFTVAVWVGNLEGDSMRAVSGTSGAAPVWRDVMMALHAGNPGKAPAMPADVEARQIALPGTREPPRREYFIRGTGQAEMAAAPAAARRPRITSPVSGSVYALDPDIPLDRQRLGIAVSGEVTGYRLILDKVMLGDADAGQQILPRPGSHMLALVDPGGRMVDRVRFTVR
- a CDS encoding alpha-2-macroglobulin family protein, with protein sequence MARFWQGLGVRFAAKARLALMLPLAMAVAAASGDTIPQVILATPGSAGTGDGTISRFTLRFSEDIVPLGDPRAKAPATNDCKLPATGRWVDTRTWVLEFEKSLPGGMSCHVELLPTLKTASGVSVGGNSRFEIDSGGPSARAVLVGGTYDGVEEDQIFLVATNVAADRASVGRFAYCAVDGIGEKIPVDVLGSDTASEILDGLGNNNWDRQEFAYNGNLPLRLAAGPDRAAALERIVPVKCRRPLPPGREMALVWDARIQQAGAPSRTAGRDQRFDYDVRPAFTAKMSCSRINPQAGCNPIKDITLSFASPVARDTALAATLTTADGKRLTARVDDDDKNDAHVTYVRFKGPLPQNVDATLILPADVTDQSGRKLQNQSNFPLKFHIDRAPPLVKFAAEFGILEAGEGGVLPVTVRGVEASLVQANLKMPANILKVGDDDAAIARWLKRVDEADNSDYRDERDATGKEVTVNYTGSKSVFDGAPAGGERRDMTLSPPAGGKEFEVVGIPLGEKGFHVVEIASPELGAALLGRKSTRYVATAALVTNMAVHFKWGRENSLAWVTSLDTGLPVPGAEIRVTDSCTGRQLARGTADKAGRLAFPNGLPQPETYASCEEKPDMAVSEGHALMVSARSGDDFSFTLTDWGDGIRPYDFDLPYGWSERDDILHTIFDRALVKAGESVNMKHVLRRPVGTGFAAPKPIAGKLRLVHRGSDTEFTMSFSIDASGSGENVWNVPASAPMGDYDLVFVTKDKDGEDKTIWSSQSIKVDEYRLPTMKATVTGPKLPPVRPTQIPLSLFVGYLSGGPAPNLPVEMRTSFSPSWSPPEDYRDWDFDGQPVKEGTIQLDDSGEEPAADLPLARSVPLVLDANGSATTNVMVDQPITEPTQMAVEMDYEDANGETLTSSRRITLFPSAVRLGLKTDGWLMRDNDLRLNFIALDLDGKPLSGQRVSVAVYSREIITARRRLIGGFYAYDNQMRTRRLDATCSASTDKLGRAHCAMAPGISGEVTVVATTQDADGNEARAVRSVWLAGDDDWWFGGDNGDRMDVIAEKPRYAAGDTARFQVRMPFREATALVTVEREGVLSSFVVPLKGTNPVVDVKLPASYAPDVYVSVMAVRGRVTGDESWFRKLKRAAGFKIENSEGAPATALVDLAKPSYRMGIARIKVGWEGHQLGVKVKADKATYAVRETAKVAIEVKGPDGKAPANADVAFAAVDEALLQLAPNESWKLIDAMMGERTLDVLTSTAQMQVVGKRHYGRKALEPGGGGGGDLSGLTREDFRPVLLWKGRVPLDAKGRATVDVPLSDNLSGFRLVAIATDGSQLFGTGETSVRTVQDLGVFAGLPELVRTGDAYDARFTLRNGTDKAMEVTATATLSPAVATAPPLTVTIPAGGAVPISWQMTAPDLVGPIEWTVEASAKGGKSRDRLVFQQVVEPAVPVETWAASLFRVGPDTSLPIGIPEGALTGGYVDIALAGTLAPPLSGVRDYMGVYPYNCFEQSTSRAVALGDVGRWQALAGEIPTYLDKDGLLRYWPNDRLEGSPELTAYVLAVTAANGFAIPEDSKAKMIKALQAIVEGRLTRKGYGPYDIRPVRVAALAALARNDASSPKLVAAIDMAPVDMATGTLADWLVAIERTPNVRGAPALRTAAEAELRKRLVYEGTRVDLVDDAKAPWWMMVSGDEMAIKALDAVLGRKGWEDDAGKLMVGVAQRQRRGHWDTTPANAWGATVVRRFATLYPAAAITGVTRIGLADASAAQSWPLPDTTSPLRVPLVTGKMALQHQGTGTPWAVVSVKAAVPLREPLNAGYRIKRSVSVVKAADPNRLVRGDVIKVRIEVIAAAGRTWVVVNDPIPPGATIVGNLGGQSQMLAAQAGGEGVWPSYVERGKDSWRGYFGWMPAGTHAVEYVVRLNGSGRFNMPQTRVEAMYSPAIRGQWPNAPLTVAAAAN
- a CDS encoding histidine triad nucleotide-binding protein, which produces MPIDATLPYDETNIFARILRGELPCTKVHEDDFSLAFHDINPQAPLHILVIPKGPYVSWDDFSARGSDAEIAGFIRAVGTVARDAGLVAPGYRLLANVGFDSHQEVPHLHVHIFAGQKLGPMLVR
- a CDS encoding phosphoribosyl-ATP diphosphatase codes for the protein MAIGEALNQLEAVVKARLAAGDAEASYVASLAAKGRRKIAQKLGEEAVETVIAAVSEDDSALVGEASDLLFHLAILLADRGLGWDAIATELTRRHGTSGHAEKAARPR